A stretch of the Candidatus Poribacteria bacterium genome encodes the following:
- a CDS encoding phosphoribosylglycinamide formyltransferase, producing the protein MKIAVLASGSGTNLQALIDQLHHEKNSGVKIAAVISDRRKAYALTRAKEAGIPTYVVRVRDFPDRDAFDAGISRILDKYEVELIVLAGFMKLFQPAFVRKYHNRIINIHPSLLPAFPGAYPVRDTLAYGVKVSGVSVFFVDEGVDAGPIIAQASVPVFDDDDEESLLKRIHIEEHKLYPQVVRWYAAGALEIVGRKVLVRES; encoded by the coding sequence ATGAAAATTGCAGTTTTAGCTTCCGGCAGCGGAACCAATTTGCAGGCGTTAATTGATCAGCTCCACCACGAGAAAAATAGTGGGGTTAAAATCGCTGCGGTGATTAGTGATCGGAGAAAAGCTTACGCGCTCACTCGTGCCAAGGAAGCGGGTATTCCTACCTATGTGGTGAGGGTACGGGATTTTCCGGATCGAGATGCGTTTGATGCAGGAATTTCGAGAATTCTTGACAAGTACGAAGTAGAGCTAATTGTTCTGGCGGGCTTTATGAAGCTGTTCCAACCAGCGTTTGTGCGGAAGTACCACAACCGTATCATCAATATCCATCCGTCCCTACTGCCCGCGTTTCCGGGGGCGTACCCTGTGCGAGATACGCTGGCGTATGGCGTTAAGGTCAGCGGCGTAAGCGTTTTCTTTGTAGATGAAGGGGTTGATGCTGGACCTATCATCGCACAGGCTTCGGTGCCCGTATTCGACGATGATGATGAAGAAAGCCTGCTCAAGCGGATTCATATTGAAGAGCATAAACTGTATCCACAGGTTGTTCGATGGTATGCGGCTGGTGCCCTTGAAATTGTTGGCAGAAAAGTCCTTGTGAGGGAGTCGTAA
- a CDS encoding TIM barrel protein, which yields MLAISTMWNALRQPDGAALLDELKELGFDAIELSRHLTRAQIEQIKPHLATTQICSIHNFCPVLHGLPQSEAESDPIHLASLDADTRNEAVKQTIRTMELAVEIEVPIVVLHLGKVDTYDRSYLMYDFYEYGEREFEAFRTKVEEATEWRKRKEAKHQDAVLFSLDALNEMALRMKVYLAIENRPRYYQIPNFDEVGLFLEKFKGSNMRYWHDVGHAMLQERVGLCWSHRWLERYTENLIGVNLHDLKDLEAYHPPGSGDLDFEEILAQIPQDTLTVLEVRDAPAEQLVEVREEWQLWRKPEKQDGEDGRS from the coding sequence ATGTTGGCTATTTCGACCATGTGGAACGCTTTGAGACAACCGGATGGGGCAGCGCTGCTTGACGAACTCAAGGAACTTGGATTTGATGCGATTGAACTCAGCCGACACCTGACACGAGCACAGATTGAGCAGATTAAGCCTCACCTAGCGACGACACAGATCTGTTCTATTCACAACTTTTGTCCTGTTTTGCATGGTCTCCCACAATCCGAAGCGGAGAGTGATCCGATTCACTTGGCAAGTCTTGATGCGGATACGCGGAACGAAGCGGTTAAACAGACGATTCGGACGATGGAGTTGGCGGTCGAGATCGAAGTCCCAATCGTTGTGCTTCACTTGGGTAAGGTAGACACCTACGATCGTTCCTACCTGATGTATGATTTCTACGAATATGGCGAGCGGGAATTTGAGGCATTTAGGACGAAGGTGGAGGAAGCGACCGAGTGGCGTAAACGCAAGGAGGCGAAGCATCAGGATGCTGTGCTGTTTAGCCTTGATGCGTTGAATGAAATGGCTTTGCGGATGAAGGTCTACTTAGCTATTGAGAATCGCCCACGCTACTATCAGATCCCCAATTTTGACGAGGTTGGGTTGTTCTTAGAAAAGTTCAAGGGAAGCAATATGCGGTATTGGCACGATGTCGGACACGCCATGCTTCAGGAGCGGGTGGGACTTTGTTGGTCACATCGTTGGCTGGAGAGATACACAGAAAACCTGATCGGCGTGAATTTGCACGACCTCAAGGACCTTGAGGCTTATCACCCGCCGGGATCTGGGGACCTTGACTTTGAAGAGATCTTGGCGCAGATTCCACAAGATACGCTAACCGTTTTGGAGGTCCGAGATGCACCGGCGGAACAACTTGTTGAGGTGAGGGAAGAGTGGCAGTTATGGCGGAAACCCGAAAAACAGGATGGAGAAGACGGGCGCAGCTAG
- the fusA gene encoding elongation factor G encodes MPREYGIEQVRNIGIMAHIDAGKTTTTERILFYTGKKHKIGDIDDGTTDMDWMVQERERGVTITAAATTCFWRDHAIHLIDTPGHVDFTVEVERSLRVLDGTVALFCAVGGVEPQSETVWHQAERYHIPRIAFVNKMDRLGADFPRVVEMMKARLGANPLILQLPIGAESQFSGVVDLIRMKALRWHQEDQGQTFDVTGIPAELGAAAEEAREELVETVVSEDDDLLEKYLEGEEITEAELLHGIRLATLKNRLVPVLCGTALKNQGVQPLLDAVIDFLPAPTDVPPIEGVVPRKDRKEARESKDDAPFAALAFKIARDPNVAKIVYCRIYSGTLKRGEVVYNVTKDTKERVTRILQMHANKRETCDEAYAGDIVALVGLKNTATGDTLTPASQPILLESMVFPEPVISVAIEPRSERDKDALEETLDFMMEEDPTFTVQIDDETGQRVISGMGELHLEILTDRMLREFQVNARVSKLQVAYRETINKVAEAQGKYIHKIDDEGIYGDVILRLEPLPRGTGFEFVDESNELDIPCQYVAAIEQGARNAMSNGVLSGFPMQDIKVVLISGSHHETDSSETAFEAATVIAVEQAAQKAAPVLLEPIMKIQVIAPTEHIGKVIGDLNSRRAQIHETGAVGTAESIDAHVPLAQMFQYTTELRSLTQGRGLFTMEFSHHDVAPASTRDAVVNRPLF; translated from the coding sequence ATGCCACGGGAATATGGGATTGAACAGGTACGAAACATCGGCATTATGGCGCATATCGATGCCGGCAAAACAACGACCACTGAACGCATCCTATTCTATACCGGCAAGAAGCATAAAATCGGTGACATCGACGATGGTACAACGGATATGGATTGGATGGTTCAGGAACGTGAGCGCGGTGTGACCATCACTGCGGCAGCGACGACCTGCTTTTGGCGTGATCACGCGATTCATCTAATCGATACACCAGGACATGTTGATTTTACTGTCGAAGTTGAACGTTCCCTGCGTGTACTTGATGGAACGGTCGCGCTATTTTGTGCTGTCGGTGGCGTTGAACCCCAATCCGAAACAGTATGGCATCAAGCAGAGCGGTATCACATTCCGCGAATCGCTTTCGTAAACAAGATGGATCGGTTGGGTGCGGATTTCCCGCGTGTTGTCGAAATGATGAAAGCACGATTGGGAGCTAACCCGTTGATCCTCCAACTGCCAATCGGTGCCGAAAGCCAGTTTTCAGGTGTCGTGGACCTTATTCGTATGAAAGCCCTCCGTTGGCATCAAGAGGACCAAGGACAGACCTTTGATGTGACGGGGATCCCTGCGGAATTGGGTGCAGCAGCGGAGGAAGCACGCGAGGAGTTGGTCGAAACCGTTGTGAGCGAAGATGATGACCTACTAGAAAAGTATCTCGAAGGCGAGGAGATTACGGAAGCAGAACTTCTGCATGGAATTCGTCTAGCAACGTTAAAAAACAGACTCGTCCCGGTGTTATGTGGAACGGCTCTGAAGAATCAAGGAGTCCAACCATTACTTGATGCTGTTATTGATTTCCTTCCGGCGCCGACTGATGTGCCCCCGATTGAGGGCGTCGTTCCGCGCAAAGACCGCAAGGAAGCACGGGAGTCGAAAGATGACGCGCCGTTTGCTGCGTTAGCATTCAAGATTGCCAGAGATCCGAATGTAGCTAAAATTGTTTACTGCCGCATCTACTCCGGGACGCTCAAACGTGGGGAGGTCGTTTACAATGTAACGAAAGATACAAAAGAGCGGGTAACACGAATCTTGCAGATGCACGCCAACAAACGGGAAACCTGTGATGAAGCTTATGCAGGAGACATCGTTGCACTTGTTGGGTTGAAAAATACTGCCACTGGGGATACGTTGACACCCGCCTCGCAGCCAATTCTGTTGGAATCAATGGTATTTCCAGAGCCGGTTATCTCTGTCGCGATTGAACCGAGGTCTGAAAGGGACAAAGATGCACTTGAAGAAACGCTTGATTTCATGATGGAAGAGGATCCAACTTTTACTGTGCAGATCGACGATGAGACCGGGCAGCGTGTGATCTCAGGTATGGGAGAACTTCATCTGGAGATCTTGACAGATCGGATGCTGCGCGAATTCCAAGTCAATGCGCGTGTCAGCAAATTGCAGGTTGCCTACCGTGAAACAATCAACAAAGTCGCCGAAGCCCAGGGCAAATATATTCATAAGATTGATGACGAGGGTATTTACGGAGATGTCATACTCAGACTAGAGCCGCTACCACGGGGGACGGGGTTTGAATTCGTAGATGAAAGCAACGAGCTAGATATTCCCTGCCAATACGTCGCAGCCATTGAGCAAGGGGCACGAAACGCAATGTCGAATGGGGTGTTAAGTGGTTTCCCCATGCAAGACATTAAAGTGGTTCTCATCAGTGGTTCACACCATGAAACAGATTCATCAGAAACCGCCTTTGAAGCTGCCACTGTTATTGCTGTTGAGCAGGCTGCCCAAAAGGCAGCGCCTGTCCTGTTAGAACCGATTATGAAAATTCAGGTGATTGCGCCAACTGAACATATTGGTAAGGTGATTGGCGACCTCAATTCACGCCGTGCGCAGATCCACGAAACCGGGGCGGTGGGAACAGCGGAATCTATTGATGCCCATGTTCCGTTAGCACAGATGTTCCAATATACAACGGAATTGCGTTCATTGACTCAAGGACGCGGGCTGTTCACGATGGAATTCTCTCATCACGACGTTGCTCCCGCCAGCACACGAGATGCTGTTGTGAATAGACCACTGTTTTAG
- a CDS encoding Gfo/Idh/MocA family oxidoreductase, with amino-acid sequence MMPKLRIAVIGVGANHGSRARQYLETITRLTEHYELAAVCDRNPTALQEVVIQYGIQAHYESVSALFDAEKPDVILSLAPKDSHIVIALTAARHGAHIITEIPVALTRRYAAAIAETCRSTGVLWEVGEQVWLWPAERLKRQIIEAGGIGKLTHARLWYLTGQYHGFNGVRSLLGARVTRVLGYCGEVETEPYIAYGGEPESTVKWDQAVIEFDNGVTCLFEKPPRAFPLREQTFSTGWQVEGTKGHFDRNRLMLYGESQPYDLTEQYTQMEGERILEAVRVDTVPPMVWENPFKSFRIGSPDDVAKASILVSFHRAITQGGTPQYGAENALHDWEICLAVRESARLGNAWVTLPLEGPTELEGQIEAEFVRRYGHDPIEETEALLDTSFSRSATLWPFAHWL; translated from the coding sequence ATGATGCCCAAACTCCGCATTGCTGTCATCGGCGTGGGAGCCAATCACGGTTCTCGCGCTCGCCAGTATCTGGAAACAATCACACGCTTGACCGAGCACTACGAACTCGCTGCTGTCTGTGATCGCAATCCTACGGCGCTTCAGGAGGTAGTAATCCAATATGGAATACAAGCACACTACGAAAGTGTGTCTGCGCTTTTTGATGCCGAGAAGCCAGATGTCATACTCAGCTTGGCACCAAAGGATTCCCATATCGTCATTGCCCTTACTGCAGCGCGGCACGGCGCCCACATCATCACAGAAATACCAGTGGCGTTGACACGACGCTACGCCGCAGCAATTGCCGAAACGTGCCGGTCAACAGGGGTGCTGTGGGAGGTGGGAGAGCAGGTCTGGCTTTGGCCCGCTGAACGTCTCAAGAGGCAGATTATTGAAGCCGGGGGGATCGGTAAACTTACCCATGCCCGGCTGTGGTATCTGACCGGACAGTATCACGGTTTCAATGGAGTCCGGTCGCTGCTGGGGGCAAGAGTAACCCGCGTTCTCGGCTACTGCGGCGAGGTGGAAACCGAACCATATATTGCCTACGGCGGAGAACCGGAGTCAACGGTGAAATGGGACCAAGCGGTAATTGAGTTTGATAACGGTGTGACCTGCTTGTTTGAGAAACCACCGCGTGCCTTTCCGTTACGTGAACAGACCTTTTCAACAGGCTGGCAGGTCGAGGGTACAAAGGGGCACTTCGATCGGAACCGGCTTATGCTGTACGGGGAATCGCAGCCCTACGATCTTACAGAGCAATACACCCAAATGGAGGGAGAACGTATACTTGAGGCGGTCCGGGTGGACACTGTCCCGCCGATGGTCTGGGAAAATCCTTTCAAATCGTTCCGCATCGGCTCGCCGGATGACGTCGCGAAGGCGAGCATCCTTGTCAGTTTCCATCGTGCAATTACACAAGGAGGGACGCCACAGTACGGTGCCGAAAATGCACTACATGATTGGGAGATTTGTCTTGCTGTCCGTGAAAGTGCGCGTTTAGGAAACGCTTGGGTGACGCTCCCCTTGGAAGGTCCAACTGAGTTAGAGGGTCAGATCGAGGCGGAGTTTGTCCGACGCTATGGACACGATCCGATTGAAGAGACCGAAGCCCTTCTGGACACTTCTTTTAGCCGGTCAGCTACACTCTGGCCCTTCGCGCATTGGCTTTGA
- a CDS encoding beta-lactamase family protein, translated as MSQLNQVIEQTVSETSFSGVIFVKLNGTVEFENAYNYADRSNKIPNTVDTRFGIASGTKFLTALGIGKLVDRGELSLASRLCDCVNIDFPNISEDVTIHHLLTHTSGVYDYYDEELIEDVDNFQLDIPCFELKGLKDYIPLFRDGNMKFNPGERFSYSNGGFILLGIVIEEISETPYIDFIQENIFELCEMSDSGFFAMDRLPERTASGYIDGEEGWRTNIFTLPIIGSSDAGAFTTVKDMDKLWGGFFEEKILSKRLTNLFLEKAVKDRDNRFYGHGVWIYHEQSKAPVHYLIGWDAGVSFKSTCLARDTIIIVISNTSAGAWAIDREIMKQLRTYAVS; from the coding sequence ATGAGCCAGTTAAATCAGGTGATAGAGCAGACTGTCAGTGAAACGAGTTTTTCAGGCGTGATTTTTGTTAAACTCAATGGAACCGTAGAATTTGAAAATGCCTACAACTATGCAGATAGGAGCAATAAAATTCCGAATACGGTTGACACCCGTTTCGGAATAGCGTCAGGAACCAAGTTCTTGACTGCGCTTGGCATAGGAAAACTGGTTGATCGTGGCGAACTCTCTTTAGCTTCAAGGTTGTGTGACTGTGTAAATATTGATTTTCCGAATATATCAGAAGATGTCACTATCCACCATCTCTTAACCCATACTTCTGGGGTTTATGACTATTATGATGAGGAACTTATTGAGGATGTCGATAATTTTCAATTGGATATCCCCTGCTTTGAACTAAAAGGTCTCAAGGATTACATACCGCTATTTCGTGACGGGAACATGAAGTTTAACCCAGGGGAAAGGTTTTCCTACTCAAACGGAGGGTTTATTCTACTGGGAATCGTCATTGAGGAAATCTCAGAAACTCCCTATATCGACTTTATACAAGAAAATATCTTTGAGTTATGCGAAATGAGCGATTCGGGATTTTTTGCGATGGACCGTTTGCCAGAACGTACGGCTAGCGGATATATTGACGGGGAAGAGGGGTGGAGAACCAACATTTTTACCTTACCAATTATCGGATCATCTGATGCAGGGGCTTTCACAACAGTAAAAGATATGGACAAGTTGTGGGGGGGCTTTTTTGAGGAAAAAATCCTTTCTAAACGGTTGACGAACCTATTTTTGGAAAAGGCGGTCAAAGACAGAGATAATAGATTTTACGGTCACGGTGTCTGGATTTACCATGAGCAGAGTAAAGCTCCAGTTCATTATCTCATAGGTTGGGATGCCGGCGTTTCTTTCAAGAGCACATGCCTTGCAAGGGATACAATTATAATAGTAATCTCTAATACGTCAGCTGGTGCGTGGGCGATAGATCGCGAAATCATGAAACAGTTGAGGACTTACGCAGTTTCATAA
- the murA gene encoding UDP-N-acetylglucosamine 1-carboxyvinyltransferase, with translation MDRLIINGGKQLKGTIPVSGSKNATLPIAVAAAILADGSSVIHNVPSLRDIDSLCAVLEVLGATTKLENSTLYIEPGNRIAYEAPYDLVRKMRASIYVLGPLVARLGIAKVSFPGGCAIGPRPVDLHLKGLQQLSAEVEIDSGYIIARTNGLVGAEMYLRGPHGSSVGATANVMMAASLADGTTTIRGAACEPEVADLANFLNAMGAEIKGVGTSTLTIDGVKQLHGTEYTVIPDRIEAGTFMVAGAITKGDVFVKDAPVEHLGATSEKLVETGVELDWTDNGVRVRAPRELRAINIATDTYPGFPTDMQAQMMGLLSIAPGISTITEGIYLDRFMHASELNRMGADIRVEGNRAMVRGKLRLSGAPVMASDLRAGAVLVLAGMAAVGETVVSRIYHIDRGYENIEQKLAGIGADITRVSD, from the coding sequence ATGGATAGACTCATCATCAACGGTGGTAAGCAGCTTAAAGGTACAATTCCAGTCAGTGGCTCTAAAAACGCAACGCTTCCTATTGCCGTTGCAGCGGCGATTCTAGCAGATGGTTCTAGCGTTATTCATAACGTTCCCAGTCTGAGGGATATTGATAGCCTCTGTGCGGTACTTGAAGTGCTGGGGGCGACGACGAAGTTAGAGAATTCAACACTCTATATTGAACCGGGGAACCGAATTGCTTACGAAGCACCCTATGACCTGGTCCGGAAGATGCGAGCATCAATTTATGTACTGGGTCCCCTCGTCGCACGTTTAGGTATCGCAAAAGTCTCTTTCCCTGGTGGCTGTGCTATCGGTCCACGTCCGGTAGACTTGCACCTGAAAGGGTTGCAGCAGCTCAGTGCAGAGGTTGAGATTGACAGTGGCTATATCATAGCACGGACGAATGGGTTGGTCGGTGCGGAGATGTATTTGAGAGGACCGCACGGCTCAAGCGTTGGAGCAACTGCAAACGTCATGATGGCTGCATCGTTGGCAGACGGTACAACGACTATTCGTGGAGCTGCCTGCGAACCGGAGGTCGCTGATCTAGCAAATTTCCTCAATGCGATGGGGGCAGAGATCAAAGGGGTTGGCACCTCTACCTTGACAATAGATGGTGTCAAACAGCTTCACGGTACGGAATATACTGTCATTCCAGATCGCATCGAAGCAGGAACGTTCATGGTTGCGGGCGCTATTACGAAAGGAGACGTTTTTGTGAAGGATGCCCCTGTAGAACACCTTGGTGCTACCTCCGAAAAATTAGTTGAGACAGGTGTTGAGTTGGATTGGACGGATAATGGCGTCCGCGTGAGGGCACCACGAGAACTTCGTGCAATCAATATCGCCACTGATACATATCCGGGCTTTCCCACAGACATGCAGGCGCAGATGATGGGCCTCCTCAGTATCGCACCGGGTATTAGCACTATTACGGAAGGCATTTACTTAGATCGCTTCATGCACGCGAGCGAACTCAATCGAATGGGAGCGGATATTCGCGTCGAAGGAAACCGTGCGATGGTACGTGGTAAGCTCAGACTTAGTGGTGCGCCTGTCATGGCGTCAGACCTCCGTGCGGGTGCGGTGCTTGTTCTCGCTGGCATGGCAGCGGTAGGCGAAACGGTTGTTTCCCGTATCTATCATATTGACCGTGGATATGAAAATATTGAGCAGAAACTGGCGGGTATTGGCGCGGATATTACCCGGGTGAGTGACTAA
- a CDS encoding hydroxyacid dehydrogenase encodes MNKPKILYLPTSGHTEEVFSPEIFARFQEQFDVTLNETGSSYTSDQIAERVAGVEGVVTGWGVSPITEKVMANADALRIIAHSAGSIKRLVGEVLAKYILPRQICVFSANEAIAYNVAEYTIGAMIMTTRRWVDFILHTRSGKWNRSEVASSAPSLRGSTVGIVSASKVGRQVIKLLQSFEVRKLIYDPYLSDWEAGTLGVEKVALNDLFATADIVTVHTPSIPETDKMIGEEQLKLLRDGTTLVNTSRGSVIDHDALLTEARIGRIFITLDVTTPEPLPPDSPFLGLPNVFVTPHVSGTGAYGYAKIGESTLAALEDFFANRPVVGAVDFNRFDLIG; translated from the coding sequence ATGAACAAACCTAAAATCTTATACCTGCCTACATCAGGACATACTGAAGAGGTCTTCTCTCCAGAAATTTTCGCCCGATTTCAAGAGCAATTTGATGTAACGTTGAATGAAACCGGTTCAAGCTATACAAGCGACCAAATTGCCGAGCGTGTTGCTGGGGTTGAAGGGGTAGTTACCGGTTGGGGCGTGTCACCAATAACCGAAAAGGTGATGGCTAACGCAGACGCACTCCGAATCATCGCCCATTCAGCAGGTTCTATAAAGCGTCTTGTCGGTGAGGTCCTTGCTAAATACATCCTGCCGCGCCAGATCTGTGTGTTCAGTGCCAACGAAGCAATCGCCTACAATGTCGCTGAATACACGATTGGTGCAATGATTATGACCACCCGCCGATGGGTTGACTTTATCCTACACACCCGATCAGGGAAATGGAATCGGAGTGAAGTCGCTTCCAGCGCGCCCTCTTTACGTGGAAGTACTGTTGGTATAGTCTCGGCAAGCAAAGTTGGGCGACAGGTGATTAAGCTTTTGCAATCTTTCGAGGTCAGAAAACTGATCTACGATCCGTACCTCTCAGATTGGGAGGCGGGCACCCTCGGTGTGGAGAAAGTTGCGCTCAACGATCTTTTTGCCACAGCCGATATTGTGACCGTTCACACACCAAGTATCCCGGAAACAGATAAAATGATTGGTGAGGAGCAGCTAAAACTACTTCGGGACGGAACCACATTGGTCAACACCTCACGGGGCAGCGTCATCGACCACGATGCCTTACTGACTGAAGCGCGGATTGGCCGTATTTTTATCACACTTGATGTCACAACCCCGGAGCCATTGCCGCCGGATAGCCCGTTCTTGGGGCTACCAAATGTTTTTGTCACGCCCCATGTCTCTGGAACAGGCGCTTACGGCTACGCCAAAATCGGTGAGTCAACACTTGCAGCGCTGGAGGATTTTTTCGCAAATAGACCCGTTGTCGGTGCAGTCGATTTCAATCGGTTCGATTTGATCGGATAA
- a CDS encoding amidase, translating into MSKVPLHFKTITEVSELIRSKHISPVEVTAAILDRIDQLDNHLKSYATVMADHAIIAAQKAEAEITTGTYRGPLHGVPVAVKDLCFTEGVRTMGGTQALAEHVPNFDSTVVAKLESAGAVLLGKLNLTEGAMGGYNPKFQIPINPWNAERFAGASSSGSGVATAAGLCFGSLGSDTGGSIRFPAAACSTVGLKPTWGRVSRYGVLALAESLDHVGPLTRSTADAGIVLEVISGFDPNDPTSLPAPVPNMLEGIDRGVEGVRIGLDLQYATQDIDPELAEAVLAGVTVLEDLGADIVEVQLPDMDPYVAAWPILCSAEAVAAHEATYPSRTDDYGPWFRGWLDKGAKVTGAEYAKANNLRAACTGYLRRVFEQIDVLVCPSTAAPPHPVKPEELYGPLPENREPKFQRFTAPFDYNGAPTLSVPCGFNSEGLPLSIQWVGKHLSEPLLCRVGHAYEGATEWRNRHPDV; encoded by the coding sequence ATGAGCAAAGTGCCGCTTCACTTTAAAACGATTACCGAAGTTTCCGAACTGATAAGGTCGAAACATATATCACCTGTAGAGGTTACCGCCGCAATACTGGATCGCATTGATCAACTCGATAACCACCTCAAAAGCTACGCCACCGTTATGGCAGACCACGCGATTATAGCGGCTCAGAAAGCTGAGGCAGAAATCACAACCGGCACATATCGGGGGCCACTCCATGGAGTACCGGTAGCCGTAAAAGATCTATGCTTCACCGAAGGAGTCCGCACGATGGGAGGAACACAGGCACTCGCCGAGCATGTTCCTAACTTCGATTCTACCGTTGTTGCAAAGTTGGAGTCGGCTGGCGCGGTGCTGCTCGGCAAGCTCAATCTCACAGAGGGTGCGATGGGCGGCTACAATCCCAAATTCCAGATTCCCATTAACCCATGGAACGCCGAACGATTTGCAGGGGCTTCGTCTAGTGGATCCGGTGTTGCAACAGCCGCCGGTCTGTGTTTCGGTTCTCTGGGCAGCGATACCGGTGGTTCGATTCGCTTCCCCGCCGCAGCATGTAGCACGGTCGGTCTCAAACCCACATGGGGGCGAGTCAGTCGCTACGGCGTATTGGCTTTGGCTGAATCACTTGATCATGTTGGACCCCTGACGCGAAGCACCGCCGACGCAGGCATCGTGCTTGAGGTCATCTCTGGCTTCGATCCCAATGATCCCACCTCCTTACCGGCACCTGTACCAAATATGCTCGAAGGTATAGACAGGGGCGTGGAAGGTGTTCGTATCGGATTGGACTTGCAATACGCTACCCAAGACATTGACCCTGAACTCGCAGAGGCGGTGCTAGCTGGTGTAACAGTTCTGGAAGATTTGGGTGCTGATATTGTCGAGGTGCAACTGCCGGATATGGATCCGTACGTCGCTGCGTGGCCAATTTTGTGTTCCGCTGAAGCGGTCGCCGCCCACGAAGCGACCTATCCCTCCCGAACAGACGACTACGGTCCTTGGTTTCGTGGCTGGCTGGATAAAGGAGCGAAGGTGACAGGGGCGGAGTATGCCAAAGCCAACAATTTGCGCGCTGCCTGTACAGGATATCTCCGTCGCGTGTTCGAGCAGATTGATGTACTTGTATGTCCATCAACAGCCGCACCACCACATCCAGTCAAGCCAGAAGAGCTATATGGACCGCTGCCGGAAAACCGAGAACCGAAATTCCAACGGTTTACCGCACCGTTCGATTATAACGGGGCACCAACATTATCAGTGCCATGTGGATTTAACAGTGAGGGGCTTCCTCTAAGCATTCAGTGGGTGGGCAAGCATCTGTCAGAACCGCTGTTGTGTCGGGTTGGTCACGCCTATGAAGGAGCCACCGAGTGGCGCAATAGGCATCCGGATGTTTAA
- a CDS encoding exo-alpha-sialidase encodes MAEPNLKTARLGGVDVPSADTLKTMHHSSYILHARAGKLSEVPVEKVLLPPDRETSPQAIQLVKAPNGTVYANLGNIICKSSDGGRTWAAYDKGPVRGVFEVLKDGTFIGLGSEGEHPNTKVVIHSSADEGRTWRKIGEVPNPAGHWGSGSWIFRLPDETLLAAIGHVNHVFEQAGTRLVYKSGGGDLFVYRSTDSGQTWMDPVRVHDWTSEGGVTLTPSGKLVAAQRYQRPMLPDDPPDLEQRTGSANPGWPYKHVCVVESDDWGRTWRDFRQLATVFGQTRGDPVALGDSTVIVVHDTRYGPGPPGSRAMISRDEGSTWEDEVYYLDYTTFTGSYADSVTLADDCILSVVGSSQAGNSWEAVRDNTDFYAIRWRPVE; translated from the coding sequence ATGGCTGAACCAAACCTCAAGACCGCTCGCCTTGGTGGCGTGGATGTACCCTCCGCTGATACTCTCAAAACGATGCACCACAGTTCCTACATTCTCCATGCTCGTGCCGGGAAGTTGAGCGAGGTTCCGGTCGAAAAGGTGCTGCTGCCGCCAGATCGGGAAACAAGTCCGCAGGCAATTCAGCTTGTTAAAGCACCTAACGGCACAGTATATGCCAATCTCGGTAACATTATTTGCAAGAGCAGCGATGGGGGAAGGACGTGGGCAGCATATGATAAAGGTCCTGTCCGCGGGGTTTTTGAAGTCCTCAAGGACGGTACATTCATCGGCTTAGGGAGTGAAGGTGAACATCCGAACACGAAGGTGGTCATCCACTCATCGGCGGACGAAGGGCGGACGTGGCGGAAGATCGGCGAAGTTCCGAACCCGGCGGGACACTGGGGCAGTGGATCGTGGATTTTTCGTCTGCCGGATGAGACGCTACTAGCGGCAATTGGTCATGTAAATCACGTCTTTGAGCAAGCGGGGACGAGATTGGTCTACAAATCGGGCGGGGGCGACCTGTTCGTATATCGTTCAACTGATAGCGGACAGACGTGGATGGATCCAGTCCGTGTGCATGATTGGACAAGCGAAGGTGGTGTTACGCTGACTCCGTCGGGCAAATTGGTCGCGGCGCAACGTTACCAACGACCCATGCTGCCCGATGATCCACCCGATCTGGAGCAGCGGACTGGCAGCGCAAATCCCGGTTGGCCCTATAAGCATGTGTGTGTGGTCGAATCCGATGATTGGGGTCGCACATGGAGGGACTTTCGTCAACTCGCAACGGTGTTCGGGCAAACGCGCGGCGATCCCGTAGCGTTAGGTGATAGCACCGTGATTGTTGTTCACGACACACGCTACGGCCCCGGACCGCCGGGTAGCCGGGCGATGATCAGCCGTGATGAGGGCAGCACATGGGAGGACGAGGTGTACTACCTAGATTACACCACATTCACCGGCAGTTATGCCGACAGTGTTACGCTTGCGGACGACTGCATCCTATCCGTGGTCGGCTCTAGTCAGGCGGGCAACAGCTGGGAGGCAGTGCGGGATAACACCGATTTTTACGCTATACGCTGGCGCCCGGTGGAATAG